The Musa acuminata AAA Group cultivar baxijiao chromosome BXJ2-2, Cavendish_Baxijiao_AAA, whole genome shotgun sequence genome has a segment encoding these proteins:
- the LOC135605320 gene encoding GDP-mannose 4,6 dehydratase 1-like, translating to MLYFLPSSAASLPDLKMATHESNNGIGKIEAKVDTAGSLAGDGEAQPASSQIQMGSGGGEVPRPMPGERRKVALITGITGQDGSYLTELLLEKGYEVHGLIRRSSNFNTARLDHLYVDPHNAVKARMKLHYADLSDASSLRRWVDALLPDEVYNLAAQSHVAVSFEIPDYTADVVATGALRLLEAVRCATKPARYYQAGSSEMFGSTPPPQSEASPFHPRSPYAAAKVAAHWYTVNYREAYGLFACNGILFNHESPRRGENFVTRKITRAVGRIRLGLQTKVFLGNLSAARDWGFAGDYVEAMWMMLQQEEPGDFVVATEESHTVEEFLQAAFSYVGLDWKDHVVIDPRYFRPAEVDSLKGDSTKARKALGWKPKVGFQDLVKMMVDHDIETAKREKVLVDAGYIDAQQQP from the coding sequence ATGCTTTATTTCCTCCCCTCTTCCGCCGCTTCATTGCCAGATCTGAAGATGGCGACTCATGAATCCAACAACGGCATCGGCAAGATCGAGGCCAAAGTCGACACCGCCGGATCCTTAGCCGGTGACGGGGAGGCGCAGCCGGCGTCGTCCCAGATCCAGATGGGGAGCGGTGGCGGGGAGGTGCCGCGGCCGATGCCGGGGGAGCGGCGCAAGGTGGCCCTGATCACGGGCATCACGGGGCAGGATGGATCGTACCTGACGGAGTTACTGCTGGAGAAGGGTTACGAGGTGCACGGCCTCATCCGGCGCTCCTCCAATTTCAACACCGCCCGCCTAGACCACCTCTACGTCGACCCCCACAACGCCGTCAAGGCCCGCATGAAGCTCCACTATGCCGACCTCTCCGATGCATCCTCCCTCCGCCGCTGGGTCGACGCTCTCCTCCCCGATGAGGTCTACAACCTCGCCGCCCAATCCCACGTCGCCGTCTCCTTCGAGATCCCCGACTACACCGCCGACGTCGTCGCCACCGGCGCTCTCCGCCTCCTCGAGGCTGTCCGCTGCGCCACCAAACCCGCCCGCTACTACCAGGCCGGCTCCTCCGAGATGTTCGGCTCCACGCCGCCGCCCCAGTCGGAGGCGTCCCCGTTCCATCCCCGTTCTCCATACGCTGCCGCCAAGGTCGCCGCGCACTGGTACACCGTCAACTACCGTGAGGCCTACGGCCTGTTCGCCTGCAACGGCATCCTGTTCAACCACGAGAGCCCCCGCCGTGGCGAGAACTTCGTCACCCGCAAGATCACCCGCGCCGTCGGCCGCATCCGCCTCGGCCTTCAAACCAAGGTCTTCCTGGGCAACCTGTCCGCCGCTCGCGACTGGGGCTTCGCCGGGGACTATGTCGAGGCCATGTGGATGATGCTGCAGCAGGAGGAGCCCGGAGACTTCGTGGTCGCCACCGAGGAGTCCCACACGGTGGAGGAGTTCCTCCAGGCCGCATTCAGCTACGTCGGACTAGACTGGAAGGACCATGTGGTCATCGATCCCCGGTACTTCCGGCCCGCTGAGGTCGACAGCCTCAAGGGAGACTCCACGAAGGCGAGAAAGGCGCTCGGATGGAAGCCTAAGGTGGGGTTCCAGGATCTGGTGAA